A single region of the Dunckerocampus dactyliophorus isolate RoL2022-P2 chromosome 3, RoL_Ddac_1.1, whole genome shotgun sequence genome encodes:
- the LOC129178081 gene encoding zinc finger protein 436-like isoform X1: MCKVQMLRALVNERITAAVEDIFVVLERTIAEYEEELSRTKEENERQRQQLDAVFKKTQGEPQRADVSEDLPPEQQGWRSRVEQKEPQQPHVKEEDEGEPHEGLEEFPVIRVIVKSEDEEDKAPRSHMDGHHCGGSQADSLLAPLSDSDDTTSPDTDDDDSKAGVTCPTEDKHKCSQCDKMFGNKRNLKRHMRCHTGEKPFMCSVCGKRFSRKDYLTIHMRKHTGEKPFTCSVCSTSFSFNSALFQHMETHFGEKPQCPQCDKRFGNKRNLIRHMRRHTGEKPCVCSFCGERFALKRSLIRHIRTHIGEKTFSCSICNTSFCYQSGLSKHMKKHTSESVELK, encoded by the exons ATGTGCAAAGTGcaaatgctgagagcgttggtgaaCGAGCGGATAACCGCGGCTGTTGAGGACATATTTGTAGTGCTGGAAAGAAccatagcagagtacgaggaggaactttctcgaacaaaagaggagaatgAGCGACAGCGTCAACAgctggacgctgttttcaagaagACCCAAGGTGAGCCACAGAGAGCAG ACGTCAGTGAAGATCTTCCCCCAGAGCAGCAAGGGTGGCGGTCCAGGGTGGAGCAGAAGGAGCCACAACAACcccatgttaaagaggaagatgagggaGAGCCGCATGAAGGGCTAGAGGAGTTCCCGGTGATCCGTGTcattgtgaagagtgaagatgaagaagacaaAGCCCCGAGGTCACACATGGATGGacaccactgtggaggatcacaagcagacagccTCTTAGCGCCGCTGTCGGATAGCGACGACACGACGTCTCCTGACACTGACGATGACGACTCTAAAGCTGGCGTGACGTGCCCCACGGAGGACAAACACAAATGTTCCCAGTGTGACAAAATGTTTGGCAACAAGAGAAACCTGAAACGACACATGAGGTGtcacaccggagagaaaccaTTCATGTGCTCAGTTTGCGGCAAACGATTCTCTCGGAAGGACTACTTGACGATTCACATGAGAAAACACACCGGTGAAAAGCCGTTCACCTGCTCAGTCTGCAGCACCAGTTTTAGTTTCAACTCGGCGTTATTTCAACACATGGAGACCCACTTTGGGGAGAAGCCGCAATGCCCTCAGTGCGACAAACGTTTTGGCAACAAGAGAAATCTAATCAGGCACATGAGGCggcacaccggagagaaaccttGCGTCTGCTCGTTTTGCGGCGAAAGGTTCGCCCTGAAAAGAAGTCTGATCAGACACATAAGAACGCACATTGGCGAGAAAACGTTCAGCTGCTCAATCTGCAACACAAGCTTTTGTTACCAGTCCGGGTTGagcaaacacatgaaaaaacacaccaGTGAGAGTGTTGAGCTGAAGTAG
- the LOC129178471 gene encoding oocyte zinc finger protein XlCOF7.1-like, which translates to MCKIQMLRALVNQRLTAAVEEIFDVLERTIAEYEEELSRTKEENERQREQLDAVFKKPRVVLHRADASEEALQPELQEWSSRVEQEEPQRPHVVDEEEEHSCSQEVQPEADGDRCKGSEADYLIAPLSDSDEVRSRSSETEDSEADVTCVKCSQCGATFNSKSNLNRHMRCHIINDLTCSECEKVFCDKSKLARHMRKHTGEKPFACSVCSKSFHRKDYLKRHLRMHTGEKPFSCTLCNVSYSDRITLRKHWEKHTEIKLFSCSICKETFPERRELIEHTRRHVYEDVSGEGLPPPQQQEGSSRVEQDEPQPAHIKEEEFHIIIFTLHSDTSQWKPGDFSLLQPFKLLFLFNMMLLGENICFTNVCTTQEDHYKHYPNSRSESLIHQGSQDLYFAHFRTITSLSTHTQSLPSDACLCVSSEQTRLALLHDASEDHLPPEQQEWSSRVVQKEAQPAHVKEEEEEHGISHDGEQLEGPEEADITYFPLNRVIVKSEDEDAEGGSRADSLFAPLSDSDNTASPDTDDEDSKPDRTSCAAAQTMEDAVGISICCRVKKEEQPPPLIKEEQPDAPHIKEEQEEHVISQEGEYLAGLEDFPGIRVIVKSEDEEEEEEAADGDHCGGSQADSLLAPLSDSDDTTSRSPDTDDGDSKADMTCHADDARWKCSQCDKTFPTKSHLNRHVKIHTDEKLFICSVCGKRFSQRGYLKRHTRTHTEKRFSCSLCDKRFASMYRLKVHIRAHTGEKPFICSVCHKTFSSVDPLKRHMRTHTGEKPFICIVCHKRFSIKGDLKRHMRTHTGETLFSCNVCNKRFSRKDQVNRHKCAGENSNSK; encoded by the exons atgtgtaaaatacaaatgctgagagcgttggtAAATCAGCGACTAACTGCGGCTGTCGAAGAAATATTTGATGTGCTGGAAAGAACGATAGcggagtacgaggaggaactttctcgaacgaaagaggagaacgagcgacaacgtgAGCAACTCGACGCCGTTTTCAAGAAGCCTCGAGTTGTGTTACACAGAGCAG ATGCCAGTGAAGAAGCTCTTCAACCTGagctgcaggagtggagctccagggtggagcaggaggagccacagcgcCCCCACGTTgtagatgaagaggaggagcacAGCTGTAGTCAGGAGGTACAgccagaagctgatggagaccgcTGCAAAGGATCAGAAGCAGACTACCTCATAGCTCCACTGTCAGACAGTGACGAGGTCCGGTCACGTTCTTCTGAGACTGAGGATTCTGAAGCCGATGTGACGTGTGTCAAATGCTCCCAGTGTGGTGCAACCTTCAACAGCAAAAGTAATCTGAACAGACACATGAGGTGTCACATCATCAATGACTTGACATGCTCCGAATGTGAGAAAGTCTTCTGTGATAAGTCCAAATTGGCCAGACACATGAGAaagcacacaggagagaaaccgttTGCCTGTTCAGTCTGCAGTAAGTCTTTCCACCGGAAGGATTACCTGAAAAGGCACTTGAGAATGCACACCGGAGAGAAGCCGTTTTCCTGCACACTGTGCAACGTCAGTTATTCCGATCGCATCACGTTGCGTAAGCACTGGGAAAAGCACACTGAGATCAAACTGTTTTCCTGCTCAATCTGCAAGGAAACCTTTCCCGAACGCAGAGAGTTGATTGAGCACACGAGAAGACACGTTTATGAAG atgtcAGTGGAGAaggtcttcctcctcctcagcagCAGGAGGGGAGCTCCAGGGTAGAGCAGGATGAGCCACAGCCcgcccacattaaagaggaaga GTTCcacatcatcatcttcactcttcacagtgACACCAGTCAATGGAAACCAGGTGACTTCAGCCTCCTCCAGCCCTTCAAGctgctcttcctctttaatatgATGCTGCTCGGGGAGAATATCTGCTTCACTAACGTCTGCACGACACAAGAAGAC CACTACAAACATTACCCCAACAGCCGCAGTGAGTCGCTCATTCACCAAGGCTCTCAGGATTTGTACTTTGCTCATTTTCGCACCATCACGTCGCTTTCCACTCACACTCAATCTCTGCCCAGCGATGCGTGTCTCTGTGTTAGCAGCGAGCAAACCAGGCTAGCTTTGCTTCACG atgcCAGTGAAGACCATCTTCcccctgagcagcaggagtggagctcCAGGGTGGTACAGAAGGAGGCACAGCCCGcccacgttaaagaggaagaggaggaacacgGCATcagccatgatggggagcagctTGAAGGACCCGAGGAGGCTGACATCACCTATTTTCCGCTGAATCGTGTcattgtgaagagtgaagatgaagaCGCTGAAGGAGGATCACGAGCAGACAGCCTGTTTGCTCCGCTATCAGATAGCGACAACACGGcatctcctgacactgatgatgaagactcgaaGCCTGAc AGGACGTCGTGCGCAGCCGCACAAACCATGGAGGACGCTGTTGGGATCAGCATCTGCTGCAGGGTGAAGAAGGAAGAGCAACCGCCCCCCCTCATTAAAGAGGAACAACCAGAcgccccccacattaaagaggaacagGAGGAACACGTCATTAGTCAGGAGGGAGAGTATCTTGCAGGGCTGGAGGACTTCCCAGGTATTCGTGTcattgtgaagagtgaagatgaagaagaagaagaagaagcagctgatggagaccactgtggaggatcacaagcagacagccTCTTAGCGCCACTATCAGACAgcgacgacacaacgtcacgcTCTCCTGACACTGACGATGGCGACTCTAAAGCTGACATGACATGTCACGCTGACGACGCACGCTGGAAATGCTCGCAGTGTGACAAAACGTTTCCCACCAAGTCACATTTAAATAGACATGTGAAGATCCACACGGACGAGAAACTGTTCATCTGCTCAGTCTGTGGCAAAAGATTCTCTCAAAGGGGATATTTGAAAAGACACACcagaacacacacagagaaaCGTTTCAGCTGCTCGCTGTGTGACAAGAGATTTGCCTCGATGTACCGCTTGAAAGTGCACATTAGAGcgcacaccggagagaaacccTTCATCTGCTCGGTGTGTCATAAAACATTCTCATCGGTGGACCcgttgaaaagacacatgagaacacacaccggGGAGAAGCCCTTTATCTGTATCGTGTGTCATAAAAGGTTCTCGATAAAAGGTGATTTGAAGAGACACATGAGGACGCACACCGGTGAGACGCTGTTCAGTTGCAACGTGTGTAACAAAAGGTTCTCCAGGAAGGACCAGGTCAACAGAcacaagtgtgctggtgagaacaGCAACAGTAAATGA
- the LOC129178082 gene encoding oocyte zinc finger protein XlCOF6.1-like yields MCERTKTEYEDQLSLTNENTRQRQQQAAVFKKHQVVLHTADVSGEGLPPPQQQEGSSRVEQDEPQPAHIKEEEQEQQPPHIKEEEEEHSISQEGGHLEGQEGFPVIGVPVKSEDNGGGSQEASLLAPLSDSDDTTSHSPDTDEEDSKADKTCHTDSTHFKCSECDKTFSCKKYLRGHMRIHTREKRFSCSFCGKRFKLKEHLTSHMRNHIADKPFSCTVCKTSFSVPSALAIHMRTHTGEKPYSCSVCGERFSQKGNLKRHTRTHSGEKLFDCSVCGRRFSQKGHLMSHTRTHTGEKPFSCSVCSTRFNVRSALVRHVRTHTREKGFSCSV; encoded by the exons atgtgtgaaaGAACGAAAACAGAGTACGAGGATCAGCTTTCTCTAACAAACGAGAACACGCGACAACGTCAACAACAAGCCGCTGTTTTTAAGAAGCATCAAGTTGTGTTGCACACAGCAG atgtcAGTGGAGAaggtcttcctcctcctcagcagCAGGAGGGGAGCTCCAGGGTAGAGCAGGATGAGCCACAGCCcgcccacattaaagaggaagagcaaGAGCaacagcccccccacattaaagaggaggaggaagagcacagcatcagtcaggagggaggGCACCTTGAAGGGCAGGAGGGgttcccagtgattggtgtccctgtgaagagtgaagataaTGGTGGAGGATCGCAAGAAGCCAGCCTCTTAGCGCCACTGTCGGATAGTGACGACAcgacgtcacactctcctgacacggACGAGGAAGACTCGAAAGCTGATAAGACGTGTCACACTGACAGCACACACTTCAAATGCTCTGAATGTGACAAAACATTTAGCTGCAAGAAATACCTGAGAGGACACATGAGGATCCACACAAGAGAAAAACGATTCAGCTGCTCCTTTTGCGGCAAAAGATTCAAACTCAAGGAACATTTAACCAGTCACATGAGAAACCACATCGCAGATAAACCATTTTCCTGCACAGTGTGCAAGACGAGTTTTAGCGTGCCTTCAGCGTTGGCGAttcacatgagaacgcacacggggGAAAAACCTTACAGCTGCTCAGTTTGCGGTGAAAGGTTCTCCCAAAAGGGAAATCTGAAAAGACACACGCGAACACACTCGGGAGAGAAGCTTTTTGACTGCTCAGTCTGCGGTAGAAGGTTCTCCCAGAAAGGTCATTTGATGtcccacacgcgcacacacacgggagagaaacctttttcctgttcgGTGTGCAGCACACGTTTTAATGTGAGGTCGGCGCTGGTGAGGCACGTGAGGACGCACACTCGCGAGAAAGGGTTCAGTTGCAGTGTGTGA
- the LOC129178080 gene encoding zinc finger protein 501-like, with the protein MIAEYEEELSGTKQENERRGRLLDAVFKKRQLVLHVADASEDHLPPEQQEWSSRVVQKEAQPAHVKEEEEEHGISHDGEQLEGPEEADITYFPLNRVIVKSEDEDAEGGSRADSLFAPLSDSDNTASPDTDDEDSKPDVTCHTDTTHLKCPQCDKTFSSKANLRRHTMIHTGEKPFMCSVCGQRFSQKTTMITHTRTHTGEKPFSCSVCNKSFSDYSTLAKHQRTHTGDKPFSCSFCGKRFSQKATMRTHTRTHTGEKTYSCSVCKTSFNVRSTLVQHMRRHTGEKPFSCSVCNKSFGHPAALARHVRTHAGKKALNCSVCDERFFYKYQVNSHKCPGENSGGK; encoded by the exons ATGATTGCAGAGTACGAAGAGGAACTTTCTGGAACAAAACAGGAGAACGAGCGACGAGGTCGACTcctggacgctgttttcaagaagcGTCAACTTGTGTTGCACGTAGCGG atgcCAGTGAAGACCATCTTCcccctgagcagcaggagtggagctcCAGGGTGGTACAGAAGGAGGCACAGCCCGcccacgttaaagaggaagaggaggaacacgGCATcagccatgatggggagcagctTGAAGGACCCGAGGAGGCTGACATCACCTATTTTCCGCTGAATCGTGTcattgtgaagagtgaagatgaagaCGCTGAAGGAGGATCACGAGCAGACAGCCTGTTTGCTCCGCTATCAGATAGCGACAACACGGcatctcctgacactgatgatgaagactcgaaGCCTGAcgtgacatgtcacactgacaccaCACACCTGAAATGCCCTCAGTGCGACAAAACTTTTAGCAGCAAGGCAAATCTGAGAAGACACACAATGATCCACACAGGTGAAAAACCATTCATGTGCTCAGTTTGCggtcaaagattctctcagAAGACCACcatgatcacacacacacgaacgcaCACCGGAGAAAAgcctttttcctgctcagtGTGCAACAAAAGCTTTAGTGATTACTCAACATTGGCTAAACACCAGAGAACACACACGGGGGATAAACCCTTCTCATGCTCTTTTTGCGGTAAAAGGTTCTCCCAGAAGGCCAcgatgagaacacacacaagaaCGCACACCGGAGAGAAAACATATTCCTGCTCGGTGTGCAAAACCAGTTTTAATGTCCGTTCAACTCTGGTTCAgcacatgagaagacacaccGGTGAGAAACCCTTTTCCTGTTCGGTGTGCAACAAAAGTTTCGGTCATCCTGCAGCGTTGGCAAGGCACGTAAGAACACACGCTGGGAAGAAAGCGTTGAattgcagtgtgtgtgatgaaagatTCTTCTACAAGTACCAGGTTAACAGTCACAAGTGTCCTGGTGAGAACAGCGGCGGTAAATGA
- the LOC129178081 gene encoding zinc finger protein 436-like isoform X2, which yields MCKVQMLRALVNERITAAVEDIFVVLERTIAEYEEELSRTKEENERQRQQLDAVFKKTQDVSEDLPPEQQGWRSRVEQKEPQQPHVKEEDEGEPHEGLEEFPVIRVIVKSEDEEDKAPRSHMDGHHCGGSQADSLLAPLSDSDDTTSPDTDDDDSKAGVTCPTEDKHKCSQCDKMFGNKRNLKRHMRCHTGEKPFMCSVCGKRFSRKDYLTIHMRKHTGEKPFTCSVCSTSFSFNSALFQHMETHFGEKPQCPQCDKRFGNKRNLIRHMRRHTGEKPCVCSFCGERFALKRSLIRHIRTHIGEKTFSCSICNTSFCYQSGLSKHMKKHTSESVELK from the exons ATGTGCAAAGTGcaaatgctgagagcgttggtgaaCGAGCGGATAACCGCGGCTGTTGAGGACATATTTGTAGTGCTGGAAAGAAccatagcagagtacgaggaggaactttctcgaacaaaagaggagaatgAGCGACAGCGTCAACAgctggacgctgttttcaagaagACCCAAG ACGTCAGTGAAGATCTTCCCCCAGAGCAGCAAGGGTGGCGGTCCAGGGTGGAGCAGAAGGAGCCACAACAACcccatgttaaagaggaagatgagggaGAGCCGCATGAAGGGCTAGAGGAGTTCCCGGTGATCCGTGTcattgtgaagagtgaagatgaagaagacaaAGCCCCGAGGTCACACATGGATGGacaccactgtggaggatcacaagcagacagccTCTTAGCGCCGCTGTCGGATAGCGACGACACGACGTCTCCTGACACTGACGATGACGACTCTAAAGCTGGCGTGACGTGCCCCACGGAGGACAAACACAAATGTTCCCAGTGTGACAAAATGTTTGGCAACAAGAGAAACCTGAAACGACACATGAGGTGtcacaccggagagaaaccaTTCATGTGCTCAGTTTGCGGCAAACGATTCTCTCGGAAGGACTACTTGACGATTCACATGAGAAAACACACCGGTGAAAAGCCGTTCACCTGCTCAGTCTGCAGCACCAGTTTTAGTTTCAACTCGGCGTTATTTCAACACATGGAGACCCACTTTGGGGAGAAGCCGCAATGCCCTCAGTGCGACAAACGTTTTGGCAACAAGAGAAATCTAATCAGGCACATGAGGCggcacaccggagagaaaccttGCGTCTGCTCGTTTTGCGGCGAAAGGTTCGCCCTGAAAAGAAGTCTGATCAGACACATAAGAACGCACATTGGCGAGAAAACGTTCAGCTGCTCAATCTGCAACACAAGCTTTTGTTACCAGTCCGGGTTGagcaaacacatgaaaaaacacaccaGTGAGAGTGTTGAGCTGAAGTAG